In one window of Gossypium arboreum isolate Shixiya-1 chromosome 4, ASM2569848v2, whole genome shotgun sequence DNA:
- the LOC108480151 gene encoding uncharacterized protein LOC108480151: MSTQSRAVGGTEHNWCRAVVGGTGIAVLAIISSKTPDVSHLKNALHKLQISHPILRSRLHYSPTANSYSFVTSPSPFIEIKYFNHSTTCQILENNQNISPLHLILEHELNQNAWVSSSCTIKHDVFFASVYALPGATRWVLVLRLHAAACDRTTAVSLLRELLTLMAIEEEETGFQQGQKEITMNKGEISLAMEDLLPKGIVKKTLWARGVDMLSYSVNSLRFTNLRFKDAKSPRSTQVVRLLINPDDTQKILTGCKARGIKLCGALGAAGLIAAHSSKSRSDHQKKKYGVVTLTDCRSILEPPLSNHHFGFYHSAILNTHAIKGGEKLWELAEKVYTVFTHYKSCNKHLSDMADLNFLMCRAMENPGLTPSASLRSCLISVFEDKVIDESSDQQNQVGVEDYMGCASAHGIAPSIAIFDTIRDGRLDCICVYPSPLHSREQMQELVDNMKCILVDAGKNVADETES, translated from the exons ATGTCCACCCAAAGTCGAGCAGTTGGCGGCACCGAGCACAACTGGTGCCGAGCGGTGGTCGGGGGAACCGGGATAGCCGTTTTGGCTATCATTTCTTCCAAAACCCCCGATGTTTCACATCTTAAAAATGCCCTCCACAAGCTCCAAATTTCCCATCCCATTCTTAGGTCTCGCCTCCATTACAGTCCTACTGCCAACAGTTACTCCTTCGTTACCTCCCCCTCCCCTTTCATTGAAATCAAGTACTTTAACCATTCTACAACATGTCAAATCCTTGAAAACAACCAAAACATCTCACCCCTTCATTTGATTCTCGAACACGAACTTAACCAAAACGCTTGGGTTAGTTCTTCATGTACGATCAAACACGACGTGTTTTTCGCCAGTGTTTACGCCTTGCCTGGTGCAACAAGGTGGGTGTTGGTGCTCCGCCTACATGCGGCTGCTTGTGACCGGACCACGGCGGTGTCGTTGCTGAGAGAGTTGTTGACGTTAATGGCTATTGAGGAGGAGGAAACAGGGTTTCAGCAAGGTCAAAAAGAAATTACGATGAACAAAGGAGAGATCAGTTTGGCCATGGAAGATCTTCTTCCTAAAGGGATTGTTAAGAAAACACTTTGGGCACGAGGAGTGGACATGCTAAGCTACTCTGTTAATTCTTTAAGGTTCACGAACTTGAGGTTCAAAGATGCCAAATCTCCTAGATCTACTCAGGTAGTGAGGTTGCTTATCAACCCTGATGACACTCAGAAGATCTTGACT GGTTGCAAGGCAAGAGGGATTAAGTTATGTGGAGCATTAGGAGCTGCCGGGCTGATTGCTGCACACAGTTCTAAAAGCCGTTCAGATCATCAAAAGAAGAAATATGGCGTTGTAACACTCACAGATTGCCGCTCAATTCTTGAACCTCCGCTCTCCAATCACCATTTCG gTTTTTACCACTCAGCTATTCTGAACACGCACGCCATTAAAGGAGGAGAGAAGCTTTGGGAGCTAGCAGAGAAAGTGTACACCGTATTTACACACTACAAGAGCTGCAACAAGCACTTGTCAGACATGGCAGATCTGAATTTCTTAATGTGCAGGGCCATGGAGAACCCTGGCTTGACTCCATCTGCCTCATtgagatcatgtttgatatcggTGTTCGAGGATAAGGTGATCGATGAGTCTAGTGACCAGCAAAATCAAGTCGGCGTAGAGGACTATATGGGATGCGCTTCCGCTCATGGCATCGCGCCGTCCATCGCGATATTCGACACCATACGAGATGGGCGACTGGATTGCATTTGCGTTTATCCTTCGCCGTTGCATTCAAGGGAACAAATGCAGGAGCTGGTTGATAATATGAAGTGCATACTTGTGGATGCAGGGAAGAATGTTGCTGATGAAACTGAGAGTTAA